In Colletes latitarsis isolate SP2378_abdomen chromosome 12, iyColLati1, whole genome shotgun sequence, the sequence AagggtagataagtagcagggcgttttcttaatgcacgcaagtggtacagaaaaattggggaacgaaacgttcggcatacgtaacaTGTTCCGTCCGGTCGGCTCGGGTTTTTCCGTTCGTTTatggtgccagatgcggaaacttgactttgtcgaaaacgtcttcgaatattccgcatctggcaaatttcaTCGTAAAACGTTTAAACAATTAAGAAATTCGAAAACGCAAGACCCGAGTTGACCGACGAAGGGCTGTATTGTCCCGCGGATGGCATGGTCCTCTACAACGACCATCGCCAACTCGTGGAACAATACAGCCATAAAACAGCTGCAACACACGTGTAGCTACGCGTTAATCCGGAGTCCCGTTTCTTCCTCGGCAAAATTAACGGGGCTTTCGACTTGGGGAAGGAAACCTCGGTTACCCTCGTCCAGGGTGACCTGGGACTTTTCCTCCACCACGATCGGATGCGAGGGAGGAGTTTTCTGCCCAACGGGGCAGGAAAATCGATTCGCCTCCCCCAAGTCGATGGCCAATCGAAATTCTAGAAAAGTCAACGCGAATCGGTTGACAAACCTCTAAAACCGCGTTTCGGAGGGGGTTCGCGCTGAGGAGGAAACGGGCTCCGAAATCTTCGGGCACTCGTCTGCGAACCTTAGAAGGAATCGGTCAAATCTTCAAGTTCAAACGTAAATTCAGATCACGTAAAACAGCTTCCGATCAGAACTAGTCGTTCAATATTAATTTGGCGAGCGACGGCCAAGAACCGCGTACCATGACGGTTAAGAGGGCCTTACAACCCctcaaaaaataaaagaattttcacGCGGCTACTTGTCCAGTACCCGACGCGACGGTACGCTacatggtccttcgagccggatagtGACGTGTGGTGAAACAGTGAGCATCAAAACCGGCAATCTACGACGCTATCCAACCACCGTACGAGAGGAGGCCTTTTCGAGCAAGGCCACTCCAAGGCAACAAGATCCGGAAGCTGTGCAGACAATCTTCAAAACGAGGACTACTCCAGGGAAGGATAGCGACGGTCTTCTACAGGACAGCGCTGAACAGACTGATTCGAGACGACCCCCGGGCGGACTGCGAAAGGTAGGCTCGTTCGTTATCACAATTGCCAATTGACACGGTTTCAATTTCCTCTTTGTACCGATCCTTCCTTCGATTAAACATGTCTCTGACTAAAGACGCGAACGCGAGCATGTCCGACAACCACGATATCCGAATACGCGAACTAAAAAACAAACGGCGCACATTCAAGAGTCAAGTGACAATGTTCGGGCATTACTTGGATTCCTTTAAGGACAGCGAAACGGAACGCGCAAAATTGTCCGAACGACTCACGCGCATTCGTGGACAATTCGAAATCTTCAATCGCGTCCAGGACGAGCTCGGCAACATCGATAATTACGAAGAAGCCGAAATCGAAAGAAACGCCACGATCGACATATACGATAACGTAATTGCAAGGGCAACCGTGACACTTAATCGACTCGCGAGCGCCACGGTTTGTTCGAAATCAAGGGAAAATTCGAGTCCCGCGAATTGCAGCAACGGAAGCTGCAACCCAACAACCACGCCGTCGTGCTCACTGCTGGTACATTTACCGAAGATGAGCCTACCGAAATTTGACGGACGAATAGAATCATGGCTAACGTTCAAGAACGCGTTTAATAACCTGATCCATTTGCAACCGGGGTTAAGCAAAATACAAAAATTGCAATACCTACAATTGTCGTTGTCCGGAAAGGCTGAAGCGGCGATCAGCGCTTTCACAATCTCAAATGAAAATTACGAAGCGGCGTGGACCCACTTAAGCGAAATGTACGATAACCGACGCGCTCTCGTACTACGTCATGCGGCCCTGCTCCGCGATTCACCAGCAATGCCCAACCACAAGTCCGAGTCGGTACGCGATCTAGTAAATCACGTACAATTACACATTCGATCCCTACAAGCCCTCGGTCGATCATGGGAAAATATTGCGCAAGATCTAATCACGAGTATCATTGTCTCGAAGATGGACGACGAAACCAAGCGTAACTGGGAACGCACGCTCTCCGACACCGAAGTCCCTAAACTCGAGGAGATGATAAAATTCATGCATAACGCGTCACATCAAACGGAAGAATTCGAAACTACAAACCGCGCAACGCCGAATACAAATCGAAACGTGATTCCGCCGCCGACTCAATCGCGACCGTACAATCTTCGCCCGCGTTCTCCGAAGGCACAGTACCACAAGATAAAGACTTACGCTACGAAAACGTCAACGAAAGACCAACCGCGCGCGAATTTCGACCAGCGCGAGAACTATTCAAAACGCCAGCCTCCCTCACCGCGTCCGCAACGAAGAACACCGAGATCGACCGCCGGTTCATCGTGCAGCATCTGCAATTCGGAAGGACACGCAGAATATTCCTGCAAACGGTTCCTCGAGATGTCGGTCGTCCATCGGATCGACGCCGCGCGGAAGGCCGATCTGTGCATGAATTGCTTACGTTCGGGTCACAGAAGCGAGGATTGCCACGGTGGCACATGCCAAGTATGCAATCAGCGACACAATACAAAATTGCATCAAGACACGAAATACACCGGATCGACGGAATCAAAACAGTGACAAACACAGAACACCGCGAAGCAAAATGGGAAGGGGTTACCGGTCGCCGCATTATCCACCGATCTCCCAGCGCACGGACTCTTAGCAACGGCAATGGTCGAAGTATACGACAAAGAGCGCAGAGCAATCGAGTGTCGCACGCTCATAGACACGTGCTCGAGCGCCAATTTCATGACCGAAGCCCTCGCCGCGAAATTAAAACTTCCCCTGGAATCGTGCACGGTCAAGATAGAAGTCTTAAATCAAGAGGACACGACGACGAACAATCTGTTGACGGCCACGGTAAAATCGCGGACATCGAATTTCAAACGGACGCTGAAATTCTTCACGGTACCGCGAATAGCGAACAGAATCCCGGATCAACAAATCGACCGGACCAGAATCCCGATACCGAAAAACGTGAAATTAGCCGATCCGCAATTTCATCGCCCGGCTCCAGTTGATATGCTTATAAGCGCCGGACCGACGATGGCGAGCTTAAGCATAGGTCAACTGAACCTCTCCTCCAATGATCAGTCGGATCTGATTTTGCAGAAGACCCAATTCGGATGGGTCATCGGGGGGAGCGGCCCTACCGCAACGGCGCGTACTAAACACCGAACATTTTTCTCTACCCCGGATTTCGACTTGCAGAAATTTTGGGAGTTAGAAGAGGGCCCCCACATCCGACATTTATCGGCCGAAGAGCGGGAGTGCGAGGACCATTTTAAGGATTATATCAAACGTGACACATCGGGACGGTACATCGTCGCGTTACCCTTCAACGGAAGGGAGTCCGAACTTGGAGAGTCACGATCGCGCGCTCTCAATCGTTACCTATCGCTCGAACGAAAATTCAATTGCGACGCGGAATTAAAACGCGAATACGTAGCCGTAATTCAGGACTATTTAGAGCTCGGGCACATGAGCGAGGTAAACGAGACCAACGATACGGGCGGATTTTACGTGCCACACCATGCCGTTGTAAAATCGTCGAGCACCACCACTAAGGTTCGGGTCGTATTCGACGGTTCGGCAAAATCGAGTAGCGGACTTTCGCTTAACGACGTCCTTATGACCGGACCGACCATCCAAGATGATTTGTTCGCCCTCCTGATGCGTTTCCGTAAGCACAACTATGTTCTCACCGGAGACATAGAAAAAAATGTATCGACAGTTCTTCATCCGTCCGGAAGATCGTCGATATCAGCGGATCTTGTGGCGCGACGATGACGGACGCGTGAAAACGGAGCTGAATACGGTCACATTCGGATTATCGTCAGCTCCGTATCTCGCGGTCAGATGCCTACAACAGCTGGCCGAAGACGAAAGTTCACGAGCCCCGACCGCGGTGAAGGTTGTAACGCAAGATTTATACGTCGATGACTTGCTAACCGGAGCCAACACTTACGCACAAGCCTT encodes:
- the LOC143348736 gene encoding uncharacterized protein LOC143348736; this translates as MVEVYDKERRAIECRTLIDTCSSANFMTEALAAKLKLPLESCTVKIEVLNQEDTTTNNLLTATVKSRTSNFKRTLKFFTVPRIANRIPDQQIDRTRIPIPKNVKLADPQFHRPAPVDMLISAGPTMASLSIGQLNLSSNDQSDLILQKTQFGWVIGGSGPTATARTKHRTFFSTPDFDLQKFWELEEGPHIRHLSAEERECEDHFKDYIKRDTSGRYIVALPFNGRESELGESRSRALNRYLSLERKFNCDAELKREYVAVIQDYLELGHMSEVNETNDTGGFYVPHHAVVKSSSTTTKVRVVFDGSAKSSSGLSLNDVLMTGPTIQDDLFALLMRFRKHNYVLTGDIEKNVSTVLHPSGRSSISADLVARR